CCGTAAGCCCGTAAGAGCGGTGAACATTGACCCGGGATATATTGACGGTGCAAGGCTCATTCTTGCGTCAACGAAGGATCACGCCCACAGAATCTACCTGCGGGACGGAATTTTTGCGGAGGTAACGATGAGGTACAGGTTCAAGAGGTGGCAGAGTTTCGACTACACATTTCCTGATTTCGCCAGCGGAGTCTATGATGAATTTCTCTCTGGTGTCCGCAAATTATGGCTCTCGGAGGTGAAGAATAATGCGTAAAATTTTTGGTGTTCTCGTTTTGCTGTTGGTGATGGTGAGTCCATCCGTGAGTCTTGGCCTCGAACTGCCGGACTCCGTCGGGGAATGGCGGAGCGTGAATGAACACGTCGTGCCGTTGGTGCTGAGTGCCGACAGCGAGGATTTGGGGCGTATCGTCTACAGGGATTACATCAGGGAGTCCCCGCGCGGGAGTCTTCAGGTCATCCTGACTGAGGGAGCAGGGACGGGAAGCCTCTACGTTCCCGAAAGAGTGAGGGACTCTAAAGGAATGATGCCGTCGGACTCGCTCTACAGGGTTCTTGACGTTGCGGGGCACGGCGCAATTCTGGAGGCTCAATCATATATGCCCGTTGCTCTGGCCGTGAAAGCCGGTGATAATATCGTCCTCACAATCGAGACGGCTTCACTCAGTG
This genomic interval from Synergistaceae bacterium contains the following:
- a CDS encoding DUF4416 family protein gives rise to the protein MTPRVKRIAGILFPNEELLRWSVERLTEIWGVPEILSKPVPFDKTDYYHEIAPNLSRAFVCFPGLVNPEGLADWKHQAIDIEAMSRKPVRAVNIDPGYIDGARLILASTKDHAHRIYLRDGIFAEVTMRYRFKRWQSFDYTFPDFASGVYDEFLSGVRKLWLSEVKNNA